In Ruminococcaceae bacterium BL-6, a genomic segment contains:
- a CDS encoding Helicase DnaB, with the protein MGFSINLGAWNSVFAVPCALVDSHIKMAGSVQLKVLLWALRHAGEEFTPQDISAALGTNAADVRDAMQYWVEAGLVAESGPQELSPSGQKREASPAPAPAPVPEKAEPLPEPPRRLPKPDGLFVAERVEQSEEIRFLMQEAQQLLGRPLSPGLSSALLFIHDDYGMPADVILMMLQYVKSRGKDNTSYIEAVARDWAGDGVTTHELAEEKLRLLDEIGKAWGVVEKETGISPRSPSAREEQYADRWILNWKFSPQMVREAYERCVDATGKLSLSYMNRILERWHKEGVSTTRQAAEEQSEKAARKSRKDKPQETTYDIDEYERMSVQAPDTFGKE; encoded by the coding sequence ATGGGTTTTTCAATTAATCTCGGCGCCTGGAACTCGGTTTTCGCCGTACCGTGCGCCCTTGTGGATTCACATATCAAAATGGCCGGGTCCGTCCAGCTGAAGGTGCTGCTGTGGGCGCTGCGCCACGCGGGCGAGGAGTTCACCCCGCAGGACATCTCCGCGGCGCTCGGGACGAACGCCGCGGACGTCAGGGACGCCATGCAGTACTGGGTCGAGGCCGGCCTGGTGGCGGAAAGCGGGCCGCAGGAGCTTTCGCCCTCCGGGCAGAAGCGAGAGGCTTCCCCCGCCCCGGCTCCGGCCCCCGTTCCGGAAAAGGCGGAGCCCCTGCCGGAGCCGCCGCGCCGCCTGCCGAAGCCGGACGGCCTTTTTGTCGCGGAACGGGTGGAACAGTCCGAAGAGATCCGCTTTCTGATGCAGGAGGCCCAGCAGCTTCTGGGCCGCCCCCTCTCCCCGGGCCTCTCCTCCGCCCTGCTGTTCATCCACGACGATTACGGCATGCCCGCGGATGTCATCCTGATGATGCTGCAGTACGTCAAGAGCCGCGGGAAGGACAACACCAGCTACATAGAGGCCGTCGCCCGGGACTGGGCGGGGGACGGCGTGACAACGCACGAGCTGGCGGAAGAGAAGCTGCGCCTGCTCGACGAGATCGGGAAGGCGTGGGGCGTCGTGGAAAAGGAAACCGGGATCAGCCCCCGCTCGCCGAGCGCGCGGGAAGAGCAGTACGCCGACCGCTGGATCCTGAACTGGAAATTCTCCCCGCAGATGGTGCGGGAGGCCTACGAGCGGTGCGTCGACGCGACTGGGAAGCTGAGCCTGAGCTATATGAACCGGATCCTGGAGCGCTGGCACAAGGAGGGCGTTTCCACCACGCGGCAGGCCGCCGAGGAACAAAGCGAAAAAGCCGCGCGCAAAAGCCGGAAGGACAAACCGCAGGAAACCACTTACGATATCGACGAATACGAACGCATGAGCGTGCAGGCGCCGGACACGTTCGGAAAGGAATGA
- a CDS encoding ATP-binding protein produces MAYGRDIFRIASGILNDRRTRENEAAEERRRAFYAAYPRAQEIERSLSSTAVAAAKAVLGGGNAKRELTRLKEKNLSLQRELSALLNGAGLPPDYLQPHYQCPRCGDTGYVDGKMCSCLRDLLRKTAYKKLNEMTPLSLSSFSTFSLDYYPEEPQKEGEIPPRKQMENVLRYCRSYAREFSPGAPSLILQGGTGLGKTHLSLAIANEAVKKDFGVIYVSAQNMATSLERERFGRDEGPGDTNALLLDSDLLILDDLGTEFATSFVDAAVYNIVNTRLMTGRPTIISTNLSLYELQKRYSERFVSRIIGSYVRLTFFGRDIRQQKRMKHQRPG; encoded by the coding sequence ATGGCTTATGGCAGGGATATTTTCAGAATCGCCTCCGGCATCCTGAACGACCGCCGCACGCGGGAGAACGAGGCGGCGGAGGAACGCAGGCGCGCCTTTTACGCCGCTTACCCGCGCGCGCAGGAGATCGAGCGGAGCCTTTCCTCCACGGCGGTCGCGGCGGCGAAGGCCGTCTTGGGCGGGGGCAACGCAAAGCGGGAGCTGACCCGTCTGAAAGAAAAGAATCTTTCGCTTCAGCGGGAGCTTTCCGCGCTTCTGAACGGCGCGGGGCTTCCCCCCGACTATCTTCAGCCGCACTACCAGTGCCCCCGGTGCGGCGACACCGGCTATGTGGACGGGAAAATGTGCTCCTGCCTTCGGGACCTTCTGCGCAAGACAGCCTACAAAAAGCTGAACGAGATGACGCCGCTCTCGCTTTCCTCGTTTTCGACCTTCTCACTGGATTACTACCCCGAAGAGCCGCAGAAGGAAGGAGAGATCCCGCCCAGAAAGCAGATGGAAAACGTGCTGCGCTACTGCCGCTCCTACGCGCGGGAGTTTTCCCCCGGCGCGCCCAGCCTGATCCTTCAGGGCGGCACGGGCCTGGGCAAGACCCACCTGTCGCTGGCCATCGCGAACGAGGCCGTGAAAAAGGATTTCGGCGTCATCTACGTCTCCGCGCAGAACATGGCCACCAGCCTGGAACGGGAGCGCTTCGGCCGGGATGAAGGGCCGGGGGACACCAACGCCCTGCTGCTGGACAGCGACCTGCTGATCCTGGATGACCTCGGAACGGAATTCGCGACGTCCTTTGTGGATGCCGCCGTCTACAACATCGTCAACACGCGCCTGATGACCGGGCGGCCGACCATCATCAGCACGAACCTTTCGCTGTACGAGCTGCAGAAGCGTTACTCCGAGCGCTTTGTCTCCCGGATCATCGGCAGCTATGTCCGCCTGACCTTTTTCGGCAGGGACATCCGCCAGCAGAAGCGCATGAAGCATCAGCGCCCCGGATAA
- a CDS encoding Glycosyltransferase family 4 protein, with the protein MKIAFISAAQSSHTVKWVNALCRKGHTVRLYSLPSHENRLGNIDPGVEIVYLGRGGFSGYFLNAGELRRDLKLFAPDVVNAHYASGYGTLARLSRAHPLVLSVWGSDVYDFPGKSPFHKMLVAQNIQAADVLASTSQVMAEQVRRVFRYAKEIAVTPFGVDCSLFAPHPQEHGEFCVGTVKALEDKYGMEYLIRAFAQFSREMPDLGPRSLVIYGKGSKRDELQGLIDSLGLSGCASLCGAVPNTQVPEIINGIDVFCLPSILDSESFGVSAVEAMACGVPVIASDVDGFTETVEDGVTGYVVPRKDASAVAEKLKLLARDPALREKMGRAGRERVLRLYDFQKNVEQMEEVYRKAVALCQRGR; encoded by the coding sequence ATGAAAATCGCGTTTATTTCGGCCGCGCAGTCGAGCCACACGGTGAAATGGGTCAACGCGCTCTGCCGGAAAGGCCACACCGTGCGGCTGTATTCCCTGCCGAGCCACGAGAACAGGCTTGGAAACATCGACCCCGGCGTGGAGATCGTCTATCTGGGCAGGGGCGGGTTCTCCGGCTATTTTCTGAACGCCGGCGAGCTTCGCCGGGACCTCAAGCTGTTTGCCCCGGATGTCGTCAACGCGCATTACGCCAGCGGATACGGCACCCTGGCGCGCCTTTCGCGGGCCCATCCGCTGGTGCTTTCCGTCTGGGGAAGCGACGTGTACGATTTCCCGGGAAAAAGCCCGTTCCACAAGATGTTGGTCGCCCAGAATATTCAGGCGGCCGACGTGCTCGCTTCCACCAGTCAGGTGATGGCGGAACAGGTCAGGCGCGTTTTCCGTTATGCAAAAGAGATCGCCGTCACGCCGTTCGGCGTGGACTGCTCCCTGTTTGCCCCGCACCCGCAGGAGCACGGCGAGTTCTGCGTCGGAACGGTCAAGGCGCTCGAGGACAAGTACGGCATGGAGTATCTCATCCGCGCGTTTGCGCAGTTTTCCCGGGAAATGCCGGATCTCGGCCCCCGTTCGCTCGTCATTTACGGAAAGGGAAGCAAACGGGACGAGCTTCAGGGCCTGATCGACTCACTGGGCCTTTCCGGCTGCGCATCCCTGTGCGGCGCGGTGCCGAACACCCAGGTGCCGGAGATCATCAACGGCATTGACGTGTTCTGCCTGCCGAGCATCCTCGATTCGGAGAGCTTCGGCGTTTCCGCCGTGGAGGCGATGGCATGCGGCGTGCCGGTGATTGCGAGCGACGTGGACGGCTTTACCGAAACGGTGGAGGACGGCGTCACCGGCTACGTGGTGCCGCGCAAAGACGCTTCCGCAGTCGCGGAGAAGCTGAAGCTGCTGGCAAGGGACCCGGCCCTGCGTGAGAAAATGGGCCGGGCCGGGCGCGAGCGCGTGCTGCGGCTCTACGATTTTCAGAAAAACGTGGAGCAGATGGAGGAAGTTTACCGGAAGGCCGTCGCCCTGTGCCAAAGAGGGCGGTAA
- a CDS encoding Glycosyltransferase, group 1 family protein has product MRILYLTYIDFGEFKSGSSVRPQMMYEAFRALGHEVKLLQTQQNRARDRRAAVKEISLWLDGNRPDFCYAESPSGPIFHRCDRELLRKIHRMGIPTGYFYRDAAYRFDDIFIRGRKTLKQHVIRWMSERDVRFLKKNVDLIYFPTESMGKYFSFPNTSVLPPACTGSYGSKTDGPRGRRSIYVGGVSRRYGTDTLLGAFGRLNGDGAEFPLTLVCRKAEAAYIGESCRKKPWLRVVHASGRGQLAPLYQEADLALYPIEKNAYNDFAFSVKLMEYLEYGLPVVAVNCTETEKFVRGIGAGLVCRNDAGDFAEKVRTLLTDPALYKECAENAARAVRGNLWTDRAQKVVSDLGGRKKGETE; this is encoded by the coding sequence ATGAGGATCCTTTATCTGACCTATATCGATTTCGGGGAATTCAAATCGGGCTCCTCGGTGCGGCCCCAGATGATGTACGAGGCGTTCCGCGCGCTCGGGCACGAGGTGAAGCTGCTCCAGACCCAGCAGAACCGCGCGCGGGACCGCCGCGCCGCGGTAAAGGAGATCAGCCTGTGGCTCGACGGCAACCGGCCGGACTTCTGCTATGCGGAAAGCCCGTCCGGCCCGATTTTTCACCGCTGCGACCGGGAGCTGCTGCGGAAGATCCACCGCATGGGGATCCCCACGGGCTATTTCTACCGCGATGCCGCCTACCGGTTCGACGATATTTTTATCCGCGGCAGGAAAACGCTGAAACAGCATGTCATCCGCTGGATGTCGGAGCGGGATGTCCGTTTCCTGAAAAAGAATGTGGATTTGATTTACTTTCCGACCGAGAGCATGGGGAAATATTTTTCGTTTCCGAACACCTCGGTCCTGCCGCCCGCCTGCACCGGCAGCTACGGCAGCAAGACGGATGGGCCGCGGGGCCGCCGGAGCATCTACGTGGGCGGCGTTTCCAGGCGGTACGGGACGGACACGCTGCTCGGCGCGTTCGGCCGCCTGAACGGGGACGGCGCGGAATTTCCGCTGACGCTGGTGTGCCGGAAGGCGGAGGCCGCCTATATCGGGGAAAGCTGCCGGAAAAAGCCGTGGCTCCGTGTCGTGCACGCGAGCGGCCGCGGCCAGCTCGCGCCGCTTTATCAGGAGGCGGACCTCGCGCTTTACCCGATCGAAAAGAACGCCTACAACGATTTCGCCTTTTCCGTCAAGCTGATGGAATATCTCGAATACGGCCTGCCGGTCGTGGCGGTCAACTGCACGGAAACGGAAAAATTCGTCCGCGGGATCGGCGCCGGGCTCGTCTGCCGCAACGACGCCGGCGATTTCGCGGAAAAGGTCAGAACGCTGCTCACCGACCCGGCGCTTTACAAAGAGTGCGCGGAAAACGCGGCGCGCGCGGTCCGGGGAAACCTCTGGACGGACCGCGCCCAAAAGGTCGTGTCGGATCTGGGCGGACGGAAAAAGGGGGAAACCGAATGA
- a CDS encoding Oligosaccharide repeat unit polymerase has translation MMIKEMVVVAGLILSLILFKKAAGTLNIGKINLISYTMYLFLLQTYIGASLVYLGDHKHYTMKYMIFDQSFDLMYYSVLLTAILLPLTIILFYAVCRINIRQSYEAYLEKPVSSRHERTAFFLISGIGFICCLCLLVYIIKIGYFPLIRLLRPSAGFDFGTERQRISRIVIFNSYIRNIVIGMFIPLLSYMAFAYAMVMKRFWWWALTAVLIGSSIVSATVNFEKSPVLFYLFVLLLIVMYVRGGIPRRAVVLFAVLMAGAIVFLYVRMGYNFSSGDSNFYNGPIGRTLFTQVGTLTMHFDLFPAVFPFLGGRSLSPTALRLFGIHGGYVRSAKLVMDFYGSEKVYDGTGGVMNTFFLGEAYANFGFVGMILSIVYMGVLFGFLFWGFTRLKKNPYNIAIGAMLTSKLALATQGGFTDFIYNFQTYLLIFMIVFGHFAPSVWKWLTRRIPSLKRLEKLGRKAAGGS, from the coding sequence ATGATGATAAAAGAAATGGTCGTTGTGGCCGGCCTTATTTTGTCGCTGATCCTGTTCAAAAAAGCGGCGGGTACGCTCAACATCGGGAAAATCAACCTGATTTCCTACACCATGTACCTGTTCCTGCTGCAGACCTACATCGGCGCCTCGCTCGTTTACCTGGGCGACCATAAGCACTACACGATGAAATATATGATTTTCGACCAGAGCTTCGACCTGATGTATTACAGCGTCCTGCTCACCGCGATCCTGCTCCCGCTGACCATCATTCTGTTTTACGCCGTATGCCGCATCAATATTCGGCAGAGCTACGAAGCGTATCTGGAAAAGCCCGTTTCCTCCCGGCACGAGCGCACGGCTTTTTTCCTGATTTCCGGCATCGGCTTCATCTGCTGCCTTTGCCTGCTGGTGTATATCATCAAAATCGGGTACTTCCCGCTCATCCGCCTGCTGCGGCCTTCGGCCGGATTCGATTTCGGCACCGAACGCCAGCGCATTTCCCGCATCGTGATCTTCAACAGCTATATCAGGAACATCGTGATCGGGATGTTCATCCCGCTTCTGTCGTATATGGCGTTCGCCTATGCCATGGTGATGAAGCGGTTCTGGTGGTGGGCGCTCACCGCGGTGCTGATCGGCTCCTCCATCGTTTCTGCGACCGTGAACTTTGAAAAATCCCCGGTGCTTTTCTACCTGTTCGTGCTGCTGCTCATCGTCATGTATGTGCGCGGCGGGATTCCGCGGAGGGCTGTGGTCCTGTTCGCCGTCCTGATGGCCGGGGCCATCGTGTTCCTCTATGTCCGTATGGGATATAATTTCTCGTCGGGGGACAGCAATTTTTACAATGGGCCGATCGGCAGGACGCTGTTCACCCAGGTGGGCACGCTCACCATGCATTTCGACCTGTTCCCGGCGGTCTTCCCGTTCCTGGGCGGGCGCAGCCTTTCGCCGACGGCGCTCAGGCTGTTCGGGATTCATGGCGGTTATGTGCGCTCCGCCAAGCTGGTGATGGATTTTTACGGCTCGGAAAAGGTGTATGACGGCACCGGCGGCGTCATGAACACCTTCTTCCTCGGGGAAGCGTACGCGAATTTCGGGTTTGTGGGCATGATCCTTTCCATCGTTTACATGGGGGTCCTGTTCGGCTTTCTGTTCTGGGGGTTCACCCGCCTCAAAAAGAACCCGTACAATATCGCCATCGGCGCCATGCTGACCAGCAAGCTCGCGCTGGCCACCCAGGGCGGATTCACCGATTTCATCTACAATTTTCAGACATACCTGCTGATCTTTATGATCGTGTTCGGCCATTTCGCCCCTTCTGTCTGGAAGTGGCTGACCCGGCGCATCCCGTCGCTGAAACGGCTGGAAAAGCTCGGGCGGAAGGCGGCGGGCGGGTCATGA
- a CDS encoding Leucine-rich repeat domain-containing protein, with translation MRIENGKDKAMSIETNQKKHRLPERFGKAVEYLKSNRAFSYTLLLLIVALFFLGVGIFHDVRNVLMEGAVQDGDAFKIEFHDKNLEREVRKLLEKPSGDIFNTDVETISVMTLQNVPVEDIEDLKYFTGLSQLTISSAKITDVSALSGMERLRVLDLSNNTISDVRPLAKIQTLQELTVSGNYITDMTPIYSLKNLIELDLSNNSITDVTPDIAKLANLKTLNLSRNRIRDNSVFSGMKQLNILNLTSNKLTTASPLSGMDSLYEYSLEGNALTKITDLGGLPALEKLSVASNCLTDVSFAARYPWMIELSISLNNISSLEPLRKNTSLECLKMQYTKIEDVSVLKALPEFNAIYVDAPFDRSKLDFMKGHFRNGDLLTKKYILGSKYGFPEKG, from the coding sequence ATGCGAATTGAAAATGGAAAGGATAAAGCCATGTCAATCGAAACAAATCAGAAAAAACACAGGCTGCCGGAGCGGTTCGGAAAGGCTGTGGAATACCTGAAATCGAACAGGGCGTTTTCGTACACGCTGCTTCTTCTGATCGTCGCCCTTTTCTTTTTGGGAGTCGGAATTTTTCACGATGTCAGGAACGTACTGATGGAAGGGGCCGTCCAGGACGGCGACGCCTTCAAAATCGAATTTCACGACAAAAATCTGGAGCGCGAGGTGCGCAAGCTGCTGGAAAAGCCCTCCGGCGATATTTTTAACACCGATGTTGAAACCATCAGCGTCATGACGCTGCAGAATGTGCCGGTGGAGGACATCGAAGACCTGAAATACTTTACCGGCCTTTCCCAGCTCACCATCTCATCCGCCAAAATCACGGATGTCAGCGCGCTCTCCGGCATGGAGCGCCTGAGGGTGCTGGACCTGTCGAACAACACGATTTCGGATGTCAGGCCGCTCGCAAAGATCCAGACGCTTCAGGAACTGACGGTTTCCGGGAATTATATTACGGACATGACCCCGATCTATTCCCTGAAAAACCTGATCGAGCTGGACCTGTCGAACAATTCCATCACGGACGTCACCCCGGATATCGCGAAGCTTGCCAATCTGAAAACGCTGAACCTTTCCCGGAACCGCATCCGGGACAACAGCGTCTTTTCCGGCATGAAACAGCTCAATATCCTGAACCTCACATCCAACAAGCTGACGACGGCCAGCCCTCTTTCCGGGATGGACAGCCTTTACGAATATTCGCTCGAGGGCAACGCCCTGACGAAGATCACCGACCTGGGCGGCCTTCCCGCGCTGGAAAAGCTGAGCGTCGCATCCAACTGCCTGACCGATGTCTCTTTTGCTGCCAGATACCCGTGGATGATCGAGCTTTCCATCAGCCTGAACAACATTTCTTCCCTCGAGCCGCTCCGGAAGAATACCTCGCTCGAATGCCTGAAGATGCAGTACACCAAAATCGAGGATGTCTCGGTGCTGAAAGCTCTGCCGGAATTCAACGCCATTTATGTCGACGCTCCGTTCGACCGCAGCAAGCTCGATTTCATGAAAGGGCATTTCAGAAACGGAGACCTTCTGACCAAAAAATATATTCTCGGCAGCAAATATGGATTTCCGGAGAAAGGCTAG
- a CDS encoding Polysaccharide biosynthesis protein has product MSFLKSKLKALENNRFHKALENNRFVKALKRNRFLKNVAVLSGGTAIAQVLLPFIFTPIISRMYGPEPQGIYGIYVAITNITQQIACFRYDYAVVVADDDDEAGGSFVLSVGLATLFSAFLALVMWPFVPQLGALFNLRNGAEQTLWMVPLTTFICGVTTALNYFNVRHEKYRAISGANIIRVSVMIAAQVVLFYLGAGYWGMIVGQFLSYFFGNFRMAMTLKGRIHRYMFRLPFLKKVARENSAYPKYMLPSALANSFSLSMMGFFIPMQFGTVMNGYYSQINRLLGAPLVLVSNAVSQVFLKGASADKHNGEKLSHTFSTVAKWLAILSVIPFGILFIWGDPIIPWFLSSAWKPVPHYLKYLIPLFMVRFVVTPLTSSAVALGRQKAAMIWQFCLLATVLTPSLLTFVIPMTFEQYLLAASLPMACAYLVFYRFCQSIVRNAN; this is encoded by the coding sequence TTGTCTTTCCTGAAATCCAAGCTCAAAGCGCTCGAGAATAACCGTTTTCACAAAGCGCTCGAGAATAACCGCTTTGTGAAAGCACTCAAAAGAAACCGCTTTTTGAAAAACGTGGCGGTCCTTTCGGGCGGCACGGCAATCGCACAGGTCCTGCTTCCGTTCATTTTCACGCCGATCATCAGCCGCATGTACGGGCCGGAGCCGCAGGGTATTTACGGCATTTATGTGGCCATTACGAACATCACCCAGCAGATCGCCTGCTTTCGCTACGACTACGCGGTCGTCGTGGCGGACGACGACGACGAGGCGGGCGGCTCGTTCGTGCTCAGCGTGGGGCTGGCGACGCTTTTTTCGGCTTTCCTCGCCCTCGTCATGTGGCCGTTCGTCCCGCAACTCGGCGCTTTGTTCAATCTGAGGAACGGCGCGGAGCAGACGCTGTGGATGGTCCCGCTGACCACGTTCATCTGCGGGGTGACGACTGCGCTGAACTACTTCAACGTGCGCCATGAAAAATACAGGGCGATTTCCGGCGCGAACATCATCCGGGTTTCGGTGATGATCGCGGCGCAGGTTGTTCTGTTCTACCTCGGCGCGGGCTACTGGGGGATGATCGTCGGCCAGTTTCTCTCTTATTTCTTCGGGAACTTCCGGATGGCGATGACCCTGAAGGGGAGAATCCACCGGTATATGTTCCGGCTTCCGTTTTTAAAGAAGGTCGCGCGGGAAAATTCGGCCTACCCGAAATACATGCTGCCGAGCGCCCTGGCGAACAGCTTTTCGCTCAGCATGATGGGCTTTTTCATCCCCATGCAGTTCGGCACGGTGATGAACGGCTATTACAGCCAGATCAACAGGCTGCTGGGCGCGCCGCTCGTTCTGGTTTCCAACGCCGTCTCCCAGGTGTTCCTGAAGGGCGCATCCGCGGACAAGCATAACGGCGAAAAGCTGAGCCATACCTTTTCCACCGTCGCCAAGTGGCTGGCGATCCTGTCGGTGATCCCGTTCGGCATCCTCTTCATCTGGGGCGACCCGATCATCCCGTGGTTCCTCAGCAGCGCGTGGAAGCCGGTCCCGCACTACCTGAAATATCTGATCCCGCTTTTCATGGTGCGCTTCGTCGTGACGCCGCTGACGAGCAGCGCTGTCGCGCTCGGCCGCCAGAAGGCGGCCATGATCTGGCAGTTCTGCCTGCTTGCGACGGTGCTGACCCCGTCCCTGCTCACTTTTGTGATCCCCATGACCTTCGAGCAATACCTGCTGGCGGCGTCCCTGCCAATGGCGTGCGCCTATCTGGTCTTTTATCGTTTTTGCCAAAGCATTGTCAGAAATGCGAATTGA
- the prfB gene encoding Peptide chain release factor 2, translated as MLQFEELKQSLEALRPDLDDLADALGLKGMREEISQLDEKAAMPDFWNDTENSQKVLQRSSMLKNKIAAYEGLRKEYDDALALIELADEEEDLSLLPEAEAEVKKVGDKLETQRLSTLLSGEYDAKNAILTFHAGAGGTEAQDWASMLYRMYCRWGERHGYKVQTLDYLDGEEAGLKSASILIGGENAYGFLKSEAGVHRLVRISPFDASGRRHTSFASLEVMPEIDDDTSVQINPEDIKMEVYRASGAGGQKVNKTSSAVRLIHIPTGIVVSCQVERSQYQNREVAMRMLTSKLVEIREREHLDKIEDIKGEQKEIAWGSQIRSYVFMPYTLVKDHRTGYESGNISAVMDGDLDGFINAYLKAQSLGALGENIE; from the coding sequence ATGCTGCAATTTGAGGAATTAAAGCAGTCGCTGGAAGCGCTCCGGCCGGATCTCGACGATCTGGCGGACGCGCTTGGCCTGAAAGGGATGCGGGAGGAGATTTCTCAGCTGGATGAGAAGGCGGCCATGCCGGATTTCTGGAACGATACGGAAAATTCACAGAAAGTGCTTCAGCGGTCCAGCATGCTGAAAAATAAAATCGCCGCGTACGAGGGGCTCCGCAAGGAATACGACGACGCGCTGGCGCTGATCGAGCTTGCGGACGAGGAAGAGGACCTCTCCCTTCTTCCGGAAGCCGAAGCCGAGGTGAAAAAAGTCGGGGACAAGCTGGAGACCCAGCGCCTTTCCACGCTGCTGAGCGGGGAATACGACGCCAAAAACGCGATTCTGACGTTCCACGCCGGGGCGGGCGGAACGGAAGCGCAGGACTGGGCCTCCATGCTCTACCGCATGTACTGCCGCTGGGGCGAGCGCCACGGCTACAAGGTGCAGACGCTGGACTATCTCGACGGGGAGGAGGCCGGCTTGAAAAGCGCCTCGATCCTGATCGGGGGGGAAAACGCCTACGGCTTTCTGAAAAGCGAGGCCGGCGTCCACCGCCTGGTGAGAATCTCTCCGTTCGACGCCTCGGGCCGCCGCCACACATCTTTCGCGTCGCTGGAGGTCATGCCGGAAATCGACGACGACACGTCCGTGCAGATCAATCCGGAGGACATCAAAATGGAAGTGTACCGGGCGAGCGGCGCGGGCGGGCAGAAGGTCAACAAGACCTCTTCCGCCGTGCGCCTGATCCATATCCCCACCGGCATCGTCGTCTCGTGCCAGGTGGAGCGCAGCCAGTACCAGAACCGCGAGGTCGCGATGAGAATGCTGACCTCGAAGCTGGTGGAAATCAGGGAGCGCGAGCACCTGGACAAAATAGAGGACATCAAGGGCGAGCAGAAGGAAATCGCCTGGGGCTCCCAGATCCGCTCCTATGTGTTCATGCCGTACACCCTCGTCAAAGACCACCGCACCGGGTACGAATCGGGAAATATCAGCGCGGTGATGGACGGCGACCTCGACGGGTTCATCAACGCTTACCTGAAGGCCCAGAGCCTCGGCGCGCTGGGAGAAAATATCGAATAA
- a CDS encoding conserved membrane protein of unknown function (Evidence 4 : Unknown function but conserved in other organisms), with protein MNYIGIKCPVCHRPFEAGDDIVVCPICGAPYHRHCYEQAGKCLFEEKHAAGESWSPDAGEDSAEKKNGQMKQCPFCGKMNAPNALFCDRCGHPLTFSGPAPGPAPSWGQNGAPQNGFPLPGMQNPAMLDPLSGIGADEPLHDGVTAGDLSKLVQNNSAYYLPVFMRISHVNQSRFNFAAFLFSGGWMLYRKLYKIGAVLTCLMAALFFGNTFVSLNYSTPILLSLYEKVGASTDVYPSYSQLIQMSELLYRMDPLSVFLFFLPIVFMALEFAIMLFCGIRGTRIYYENCVKTVQEIRAGAQTPAQGDQMLQERGGVNVSLAVCLLICYSLLVYLPNLFL; from the coding sequence ATGAATTATATCGGAATCAAATGTCCGGTTTGCCACCGTCCTTTCGAGGCGGGAGATGATATTGTCGTCTGCCCTATCTGCGGGGCTCCCTATCACCGCCACTGCTATGAGCAGGCGGGCAAATGCCTGTTCGAGGAAAAGCACGCCGCCGGGGAAAGCTGGTCGCCGGACGCCGGAGAAGATTCGGCGGAAAAAAAGAACGGGCAGATGAAGCAGTGCCCGTTCTGCGGGAAAATGAACGCGCCGAACGCGCTTTTCTGTGACCGGTGCGGCCATCCGCTGACGTTTTCCGGCCCCGCGCCCGGCCCGGCCCCGAGCTGGGGGCAGAACGGCGCGCCCCAGAACGGCTTTCCCCTGCCCGGCATGCAGAACCCCGCGATGCTGGACCCGCTCAGCGGGATCGGCGCGGACGAACCGCTGCACGACGGCGTGACCGCCGGCGACCTGTCAAAGCTGGTGCAGAACAATTCCGCTTATTATCTGCCGGTATTTATGCGCATTTCGCACGTGAACCAGAGCCGCTTCAATTTTGCGGCGTTCCTGTTTTCGGGCGGATGGATGCTGTACCGCAAGCTGTATAAGATCGGCGCCGTCCTCACGTGCCTGATGGCGGCCCTGTTCTTCGGGAACACGTTCGTTTCCCTGAACTACTCGACCCCCATCCTCCTGAGCCTTTACGAAAAGGTGGGCGCCAGCACGGATGTTTATCCATCTTATTCCCAGCTCATCCAAATGTCAGAGCTTCTGTACCGGATGGACCCGCTCTCGGTGTTCCTGTTTTTCCTGCCGATCGTCTTTATGGCCCTGGAGTTCGCCATCATGCTGTTCTGCGGAATCCGGGGAACGCGAATCTATTACGAAAACTGCGTGAAAACCGTGCAGGAGATCCGCGCCGGGGCACAGACGCCCGCGCAGGGCGACCAGATGCTGCAGGAGCGCGGCGGCGTCAACGTTTCGCTCGCCGTTTGCCTTCTGATCTGCTATTCCCTGCTCGTGTATCTGCCCAATCTATTTTTATAG